GGGTGTtctctttgacctttgacctgctgcTATAAGTAGGGTATGTGCAATAAGGACGGAGAGAAAACAGACCCGTGAAAGGCATTGAGGATGAACACAAGGCCGGTGCACATGCTTTCATTGGATGACTTTGACTGCAATTGTATGCACAATAGCTCTATCTTGTGGTTGAAAATGGCAGTTGAAACATGCCAGAGAACATAAGCAAATGTGCTATGTGCTGAACATCGCCTATTTTTGAGAAATCTGTAAACCATGAAACAAATGCTAGAGGGGTTCAAACACTTTTGAATGTCTTAAATTGCATGTACAGTATCCGGAGACATTTGGTAAAAATGCCACATTGACAACACGTTTGAGTACGTTTTTCACACATCATTTCTCTTATTTGCATGTCTGGGACAAATAAATCTGTGTCTCTTCAAACTTCCCAACTCTTTCTCCTCACGGCCTCATATACTATATCATATGTAAAtctttatattttctttgtgaTTTCAGGCCAGAGAAGACGTTATCTGCATGCTAAAGTCCAAACAGACTGTCTCAGAGAACCTCGAATCACGTTATGGTTCTGCGGCCCCTGGCTCGGCCCTCACAGCTCTGCAGAGGGACGGCTTCATCACTGGCAGCGAGCCGCACGACCACAATGTTTACCAAAAGCCAATGGTTGAGGTCAGTTAGTCACAGCAGTTTCATGTTGAAAATCAGTTGTGTAAATATTTCATTGGCTGGTTTAATGTGACATTCCTTAACAGATTATTGCTGCAGAGGTATTGTAAATGTTACAACACAGCATATAAAGTTCATTTCCTATGTGTCCTTGGCATGCGTGTGTGTTCTTCCCTGAGTGGCTGTGATTGTGTGTCTTTGCTCCTTCTCAGCTGGAGCGTCTGCAGGAGAAGCACAAGGAGACGTACCGTAGGATGCTGGGTCAGTTGCTGCTCGCCGAGAAGTGCCACCGCCGCACCGTCCACGAGCTGGACACAGAGAAACGCAAGCACACAGACTACATGAACAAGAGCGACGACTTCACCAACCTtctggagcaggagagagaaaggtgaggaggagaggaaggagggaactGAGGCATGACATTTTGAACACATCAAATGTACTTTAAGTTCTAGACTGCTTTGAATGAGATGCAGGAAGAGTTGTTGGTTAGGGCTGTAAGCTATAACAAgcattgttttatgttttattctaaCGCTATCGCGCAATGGGTATATGCTATGCACAGAAAATAACACTTTTGTAATATTGccatacattttcattttaattacacAAGGTGGACAGGTGATAACATTGAGTTTCTATGCAGTGTAAGTGGCTATATTTGATGTCAGTAACTATTTGCTACAGTAAAACAAGCAGTATTGCATGTAGAGGATTTGTTAGCAAAAAAAGACGGTGAAAGAAGTGGGGGAGGCCTAGaatggcgagagagagagagagagagagagagatccaacACGGTTGTGGAAGTCTGGAACATATAACATGTGAGAGGTGAGAAAATCAAGGGGAAAAGTGCAGCGAAGGAATGCATGAACATCTGAGAATGTGTGAAAGATGGCCTCATCAGCCAAGTGAATAACCTGAGTGGCAAGAGGAGAGAAGTGGGGGCAGCTGGCTACTAAAGTGATAACCTCACATACCTTTGTTTGACAGGGAGAGGTATACGGAGAATGtggaagagaggggggaaggTGAAGTGGGTGAAGGGGTCAGGCTTTTTGCTGTGGGACAGAGGGAGGTCAGGGGTAGAGAGGGGAGAAGACTAGGCCCCCGGggggaggaacaggaggaaataCAAGGGAAGGAATAAAGGGCTTCGACAGGGGTCAAATCTTTCATGACATCATTTCTGAAATGAAGTCATCACCGGGGTTGCGACCTGGCATGAGAGGTTAGGTGTAGAGAGAACAAGGGACATACACGCTCTCCAACATCGGAGAGGAGATGGttgcatcatgtgtgtgtggcgggCCCTACAGAGATCAAAAACAAGCGTGGTTGTGAGTCTACGGATGTGCACCGCAACGCGTATGAGAGAGGAGGCCCAATTAAAAATAGTTACCAATGAGAGAGTTGGATTGGCTGCTGCTTGTTTGGGGAATGCATTTTGTCACAATTGCCATAACACATACCTGTCCATTCTTACACAATAACCTTGAGCAATGGGGATGCATTAATTTTATACTGCACATAAGAATGTGCTATGCACATTAGTATTTTGCCAACAGGTATGATAGCATGTGTAAGGGGGACGGACAGAGGAAGAGTGAGAGCATCTGTTAGgtactgtatatgcatataGTCAGTCATCTGTAGAGAAGACTATACACCACTTATATGCTGCATTTCATGAACTGTCAAAACTTCAAACGGCGGAGGCACTGACTACCGCTCTTCCTTGAACTTTTACTGCAGGACACAGGAAACAGACCAGAGAGGTTAAATCATAGTTCTGACAGCTGAGCTGCCACCACACGCCGGACAGAGGGTGGAGAAATGAGCTGCAGACTTCGGCGTATAGCTACTCCTTTAGCTGGTTTCAtgaggcagggagagagggtAGCCATGAATCAAAACATTTCAATGAAGAATTTCTTCCTGGTTGTAAATCAGTGTGCACACAAGCCTAAATGAAGTTATCAAAAGGGAAGTTGGATGTTTTATGATTTCAGCCAAATTGGTTTAggaatttattttgtgtgcacTGTTCGGGGTTTTGTATCATTTTACCATCTGAACTAAATTAGTAGTGACAGTACAGATTGGCCTTTAATATAGTGAATAGAAAAATCTATAACCACGCTGTACGCAGGCCTATGTGCTGATGCCAAGCAGATTTAATGGTTCTGGGGACTATGAATGTATTTAGAcatcatggcaatccatccactTCAGTCTGGCGGAAGATCAACCTACTGACATTGCCATCCCTACAGCCAAGCTGATAACATGGCtcataaataaaaagcattaaGTGTAAACATTGGGATCAGTAAGCCTAGCCTTCAGTTTGGAGCAACTGGCACAAATCACAAGTGAACCAGCACTTAACTTTCACTTGATCCTTGGTTTGCATGCAATGACCTCTCTCTTATGCCAGGTAGTTTCCAGGAGGTTCCTTGGCTCGTGCACAGGTCGACCTCTGTCACCTCATAAAGAGGGTGAAGGGGACGAGCCCCGCTCTGTCTTATATCTGTCAGAACCTGCAAAGCACAGATTTGTCTATCTGTTGCCATATAAAAGGACACAAAACTGACGTTGATTCATGGGTGAGCTAACACCAATATGCaaaacacagacaggcacatACTGTGTCAAAGTCCAGACTTAAAAACGctcaaaaacatttgtttcttaACACGAAACATATTATCTGCCTCGCCTACACGGATACACGCATAACTGCCATGTGTGGTATCCGTTTTGACATTCACCCTACCAGATGAGATGGAAACATGTCATCATCTCGTCTTCATCTATGTGATCTGCTCTCGCCATCTGAGTGAGAGTGAAGAGAGAAAAGTCAAAGGTCTTGTGCCAAACACCTGCAGGAATGCAGAGGATGGGCACAGGAGGAGCAGTTTCTCACTGGTAGCCGTCAGCTATTAACACCCTGTGAGACAAGAGAGGAATTTATATGTCAAGAAGTTAAAATATTTAAGTGGCGTGACGGTATGTGTAATGATTAAACGGCTCGCATTTAAAGTCACGCACACGCAAGCCTGAAACTGAAAACTAAAATGATCCTCGTCATTTGAAAGCCTTACGACAAAGACATATTGTTCCACCATCTGTCATCAGATCGTGTAccttttgtatttgtctttaaATAGTTTGAGGTCCACTTTATATCTGATTCCTCTTTTAACACCACATTAGGCTTGTGTTCTGTACACTATCACTGACGCTCTTGCCTAACACAAAATGCTTTTTCTCTGTCAAGAGAGGTCATTACTGTACAACACAGTGTTTTGACAGCTTTTTGGCAGTTTGTCGACTTCAATCCTCGGCCTCCCGCCACAGAGGGGCTGCAGCGCCTCTGAGGAAATTTCCCAGGAAACATGGGATGAGATGTTGTTCCATGAGGAAAAAAATGGTCTCTCGTGGACGCTGGATTATGGATTGCACCTGTGTATTTGcttaagaaatgtttttatttcttgcacacacactttagttGCCTAAGAAGTTACATCTTCATTCAAACAACTTTCTTAAACCTATAATATCTTAGGAGGACTGGATATTCTCCACACAGCCAATTTAACCAGAGTTATTTCTTCCTTAGAGACAGAGTCACTGACTACTCCAGTCAAATACCACTGACATCATGGCTTTGACCTTGGCATGAAATAAATTCTCGAGTGCCAATTTTCAATGACATCTGACTGTTAACGTATGCATTTTAAGAGCTGCACTCTAAAATCTGGATGGCTCCTTGGTACTCCAGACACTGATTCCACTTGGCAAAGAAGACTGCTCGTGATATAAATCAATGTCGATGTTTACTGTAACTTACAAACTGTCAAACTGAAATAATTTGTCGAGATGTTGGGTTGTGGATACCATAGTTTGttataatattaatgttgttcTATACAGTTCCATGCAAAACTCAGGGCATAGCCCTTTGTAAACCCATTGCTATGGTTACATATCCTCATCCCAAATCTTCTTCACCTCAAGGGAGACATCCAACTCAGCCAAATCTGCTTTCCTCATCACATGTAGACTGAGCAAGGAACCCGGTTCAAGTTCAGTTTCCCCTCGAGTGGAACTACAGCAGACTTTCTCTACTGACTCCTGTATGAGTGAGATTATGGCTTCCGGTCTGCAAATgcaatatccttttttttttttttaaatggaaatatatttaatttgccGCAAACACACAGTGAACTTGATTTTGTCTGAGACAATGTGACTATTTCTTCATTCCTTTCTACCCAGAAAGCCTACAATGGTATTACAAACTCCCTATAGTTGTTTTCTCCCAAAACATTCCATGCTTTTTTAAAGCATGAAAATTGGGGTGAGTTTTGCAAAGCACTCCTCCTGTGGCAAGGGTCCCACCCCTTTCACAGTGTCCAAAGTGgttcagcacacacactctcatacacacatcacTGCCTTATATGGATAAGGTGACATCACTCACTAGAGGTCCGATGGTGCTCAACTGTATTTATGCACCTTTGTGTTCATTGTCGTGATAACATGCCTGGAATGTGACGGTAGAGGATTTGTGGAAAAGGAGGCCCCAGCTACTTCTTATGCGTTCTCAGTGGATTTTGTATATTggcaaacattttcatttgttgacTGTATAGCATCCATAGTGGGTAAGTTTAAAATGAGGTTGTTGTAAAGTTTCTTAGGTATTGTAACTGTCTCCACAGTCATGAATATTGAACATTTAGAGCTTGTTTTAGCTTTAGTTGCACCCTTTATTTTGATTGTTGTGCAGGTGCCTAGattcatttggtttattttgcaATGCAAAAATGGGCAGGTTGAATATTGGATGTCTCTGGGAGTGTAAAAGGAAAATATGCAGCTTTGCATTCAATCTGCTTTGCATGGATTTAGTTGGAGCCCGAGATGAGAATGGGCATGAGCAGCATAGGAAGAAGCTGAGAGAAAGGAACACACCTTGGTGAGTGGGTGAAGCTTTAACTaatagtttgtgtttttctatcCCAACAACAGGGATGGAAATAGCAGGAGTATTTGGGAGTTTTAGTGTTAATATTAGTCAGTTTTTCACTGCATATTAGCATGgcatgtattatatttattttatgcacAATGTACtctgatatatgtatatatatatatatatatatatatatatattttatgcaCAATGTactctgatatatatatatatatatatgtgttggtTTTGTGCAGTGAAATTGTCAATTATTGGATTTCTGTGagtgatattttaaatgtgtttaattagaaaaaaatgtatcttgggtgtgtgtggttttagcTTATAATTActaaaaagagagagatcaCTTTGACACCCAAACCAGTCTTGTAAAATACATGTAAAGAATTGTAATGATCACTCTGGCATTGACACATTACATTGGATAAAACATAGCATCCTGTAATACATGTTATTCATATTTCTATGACACAATGGCACACACAGTTAGTGGCTTATACATCAACAGAACACCAAATTAatgctttgcttttgtttgtttcttgttttagaCTAAAGAGGCTGCTTGAGAATGAGAAATCCTATCAGGTaagaaaggagaaggagcacTCTAAACGTCTGGCCAAGGTGCGAGAGGAGCTGGTCAAGCTGAAGTCCTTTACACTGATGTTAGTCAATGAGCGTCAGCAGCACCTAGAACAAATGGACCAACAGAGCCAGCGGACCCAGGAACTcagccagcagctccagcagtgGGAGCAGTCACTGAGTGAAGCCCGGGAGCGTGCTCAGGAGGATGGCCACAGGGTGCTGAGTCTGGAGGCAGAGCTTAAAGAGAAATCTGCCATACTCACCCAACAACATGAGGAGATGAGTGCTGAGCTGGCATCTCAGGAGATCCACAACCGTCAACTCAATGGCAATCTTCTTGAGCTTACGCATAAAGTGGAGGAGCTAGAGGAGAGCAACATGGCCTTGAGGAAATCTGAGGAAGAGTTGCAGGAGCTGAGGGAGAAGATTGGCAAAGGGGAGTCTGGTAACTCCAACTTGATAACTGAGTTGGAGAATTTGCGGAAACATGTCCTGGAAATGGAGGGAAAGGATGAGGAGATTACCAAGACTGAAAATCAGTGTAAGGAGCTACGCAAGAGGCTACAAGAAGAGGATAGTAAGAGCAAAGACCTCACGCTGGAAGTGGAGAAGCTCCAAAAAAGAATGATGGAGTTCGAGAAACTTGAGGGTACCTTCAGCATAAGCAAGGCTGAATGTGCACAGTTACACACTGCTCTtgagacagagaagggcctcACCAAAGAACTCTCAGATGAGGTTGTAGCTCTCAGGATCCGTATGAAAGAGGTTGAGTCCACTGAACTTAAGTTAGAAAAGTCAGAGCTGAGCCTTAAGGATGACTTGAGTAAGCTGAAATCATTGACTGTTGCTTTGATGGAAGAACGAAAGACCCTGATGGAAAGATTGAagtcagatgagaagaaaaaggaggattTGAGTAAGATGGTCAAAGTTGAGCAGGGTAAAGTTATGGACGTGACTGAAAAATTGATAGAAGAAAGCAAAAAGCTCTTGAAGATGAAATCAGAGATGGAAAACAAAGTAGAGACTCTAAACATAGAAATGGGCGAGCTTGGCACTAAGTTGACTTATGAAATTGATAAAACTAAGGATCTTAGTTATACGGTttgtcaaatgaaaaaaagattagaTGGCTTCGAGCAAACAGAAAAGCTATCAGTGAAGAATTCAGAGAAATGTGAACTGGGAAGAATGTCTGACCCTGTCAAAAGAGAAGACAACAAAGTTAAGGAGCTGACATTTGAAATTGAACGCCTGAAAAATCGTCTCAAACTACTTGAAGTAGTTGAGGGAGATCTGATCAAGACAGAGGATCAGTACGACATGTTGGAGAAAAGGTTCATGACCGAACAAGACAAAGCCAACAATCTTTCCCAACAGGTGGAGGAAATGAGGGATCAGATAGCACGAAACAAAGCAATCgaaaaaggggaggaggaaagccAGGAAGTAGACCTCCGCCAACAATGCAAGAAAGAGGAGGCCAAAACCAGGGAACTGCAGGCGGACGTCGTGGCCCTCAAGGAGAAGATCCATGAACTGATGCACAAAGAAGACCAACTTTCTCAGCTCCAAGTGGATTACTCTGTCCTGCAGCAGAGGTTattggaagaggaggagagagccaaGAACATGGGCACTGAAGTTTTCCATCTCACCAAAGAATTGGAGATAGCAAAGCGCCATAGTCGAGCGCTAAGGCCGAGTTTGAATGGGAGGAGAATGGTGGACGTTGCTGTGACATCCACTGGAGTACAGACAGAGGCACCGTCAACTGGACCAGCAGAGGAGGATACCCCAGCTGTGTTTATCAGGAAATCTTTTCAAGAAGAGAATCACATCATGAACAACCTCAGACAGAAGTGCACAAAGAAGCCAACAGAAAAGAGTGGTGTTGAGCGTTGCCCTTCATCTGGCAGTGACCTCGGCGTGAAGAAATCCTGGATTCCCTGGatgaggaaaaaggaaaacacccCTCAAGAGACCAACTTGGGGAAGCATCTGCAAATTAATGGGGATCCTTTGACTTCTGAACTGACAATGTCTCAAAAGCAAGGGCAGCCTTTACACATTCGGGTAACACCAGACCACCAAAACAACATGGCTACTCTTGAGATTAGAAGCCCCACTGCGGAGGACGCTTTCTCTACCTCAGCTCCCCTCAGCCCCAACCCATCTCAACCTAAATCCAGAATCACAATCATTCCCACCTACTCTGCTCCAACCCACAAGAGAAAGTCCACCACTGGACTTCCAGGCCTTGAAAGAGCCAAGTCTCCAGTCACCATTACAACAATATCCAGAGCCAAGTCTCCAGAAAGCAGCCAAGCACCCTCTTCTGCCTCAGGAATGCCCTTGTCCCCTGTCTCTATTATGACAGTGAGCACGGCTATAGTGCCGGATGCGTCTTCCTCCCCAGAACCCCAGGAGATGACCATGGGCCGAGCTGTGTTCAAGGTTACCCCCGAGAAGCAGATGGTCCCAATGCCTATACGGAAGGGTCACACCAACACTAGCTACATCACAACCACTGACGATAACAAGATCCATATTCATCTAGGCAGCAGCATGAACCCAAAGATGGTAGTCAGGCCGGTGGCTGCTGCAACAGAGACCAAGGAAATTACCTTATCAACTGGGACAGTTTTACGCTCCCCCCGCCATATCACCACCACAACTACCAGGAGCACTCAGAGCAAAGTGATGAGCACTATCACAATTTCCCCTGTTGCATCCAACACTTCCAGACCAACACAAAGCATGGTAGGTTTTGCTTAAAGGTTCCGTTCATCTAGATTATGGAATAACATGTTTGCCTATGTATAGCTTTAAGTTTGAACATTCTTTGAGATACGTGCCCAACAGCAATTTACTCAGTTCATTGGAAGTACTTGCTACCAAAGAAATCGGTGAAAAGTAGATacagtaaaaaaattaataaagatTTAAATTATATCTACTTCCATTGAAGTGATTTTAAAGCACAGCTGAACAGGTTATATCtagtttatttgtttaatccTTACAGAAAACAATGTGTTAAAGTGAAAATGTGTTATATGGTCTGATATTTACCAGGATACATTGACTACAATGTTCGTGTAAAATTTCAAAATTGTTGTATTTGCAGGTTTTTGTACAGATTCAAAAGAAAATTACCAAAATGTCAGACTATTTCTGATATTTCTTCTTGTTCACATATTCTACATATATTAAAAGTGACGTTTATGGGGTACATTCTTTTACTCACAGCTTTATCTCTAAAAATGGGAGTTAAAGCAACACTGTTAGTGTTGTATTGGACCTTACAATATGCTCTTTGTGGATCGGATAGCGTGACAAAAATGGTCCTATGCCAGGCCTGAGTACAGCAGAGCTAATGATGTGGCATTTTGCCACTCTGCTAGAGCCATGCTGTAATTTATAGTTGTTACACAgtgtttatgtaaacaaacagcCTGGCAGGGCTCAGTGCCCTCTGGCTGACACAGAACAGCCTTGTACCAGTAACAACACATTGAAACCTAGCCTGGACAAGTGCTCACCCACTGGGATTGAAGTGAAGGAATGAA
The genomic region above belongs to Cyclopterus lumpus isolate fCycLum1 chromosome 22, fCycLum1.pri, whole genome shotgun sequence and contains:
- the LOC117751440 gene encoding filamin-A-interacting protein 1-like; translated protein: MRSKSSGVESPANGVLGVPKGDHDISQEQEEGLPVKSLKAKVQQKEDDDNLEVEVISNKEKLLFDSPEAGEKRRDIMDLSNEDLLKLLGIMEGEIQAREDVICMLKSKQTVSENLESRYGSAAPGSALTALQRDGFITGSEPHDHNVYQKPMVELERLQEKHKETYRRMLGQLLLAEKCHRRTVHELDTEKRKHTDYMNKSDDFTNLLEQERERLKRLLENEKSYQVRKEKEHSKRLAKVREELVKLKSFTLMLVNERQQHLEQMDQQSQRTQELSQQLQQWEQSLSEARERAQEDGHRVLSLEAELKEKSAILTQQHEEMSAELASQEIHNRQLNGNLLELTHKVEELEESNMALRKSEEELQELREKIGKGESGNSNLITELENLRKHVLEMEGKDEEITKTENQCKELRKRLQEEDSKSKDLTLEVEKLQKRMMEFEKLEGTFSISKAECAQLHTALETEKGLTKELSDEVVALRIRMKEVESTELKLEKSELSLKDDLSKLKSLTVALMEERKTLMERLKSDEKKKEDLSKMVKVEQGKVMDVTEKLIEESKKLLKMKSEMENKVETLNIEMGELGTKLTYEIDKTKDLSYTVCQMKKRLDGFEQTEKLSVKNSEKCELGRMSDPVKREDNKVKELTFEIERLKNRLKLLEVVEGDLIKTEDQYDMLEKRFMTEQDKANNLSQQVEEMRDQIARNKAIEKGEEESQEVDLRQQCKKEEAKTRELQADVVALKEKIHELMHKEDQLSQLQVDYSVLQQRLLEEEERAKNMGTEVFHLTKELEIAKRHSRALRPSLNGRRMVDVAVTSTGVQTEAPSTGPAEEDTPAVFIRKSFQEENHIMNNLRQKCTKKPTEKSGVERCPSSGSDLGVKKSWIPWMRKKENTPQETNLGKHLQINGDPLTSELTMSQKQGQPLHIRVTPDHQNNMATLEIRSPTAEDAFSTSAPLSPNPSQPKSRITIIPTYSAPTHKRKSTTGLPGLERAKSPVTITTISRAKSPESSQAPSSASGMPLSPVSIMTVSTAIVPDASSSPEPQEMTMGRAVFKVTPEKQMVPMPIRKGHTNTSYITTTDDNKIHIHLGSSMNPKMVVRPVAAATETKEITLSTGTVLRSPRHITTTTTRSTQSKVMSTITISPVASNTSRPTQSMTGHDAQPPRTGLTRIPMSKSLKTGKAVLGSLGISGGVKLDSRAESQSMRIEVKKSIVNSNTLQNGGKA